The proteins below are encoded in one region of Rhododendron vialii isolate Sample 1 chromosome 7a, ASM3025357v1:
- the LOC131332398 gene encoding 5-amino-6-(5-phospho-D-ribitylamino)uracil phosphatase, chloroplastic-like, with product MESIATASILGYPPVWERYCPKDVSSKRNPFNFCRFPVTKFLGRKLVCSAPMSRLGVGRLAVPSIKAKAVELTKKAYCFLEERIDRGFEKRVDTGLDRKLGLWPRENKADKPSLENPLLQRERMGSGWFGAIFEWEGVLIEDNPNLENQAWLTLSEEVGKSPPLGFILNRIQGMKNEHAISEVLCWSRDPTQVARMASRKERIYQALRGGKYGFRFGSKEFVKFLMDYKIPMALVSTRPRKTLEKAVRAMRMEGVFSVIVAAEDVYRGKPDPEMFVYAGQLLNCIPERCIVFGNSNLTVEAAHDARMKCVAVASKNLVYELGAADLVVTHLNELSLVDLKNLAAIESAEFGSGELELEMEMEEEDEPYRSSYAAVNDDFW from the coding sequence ATGGAATCAATTGCAACGGCGTCTATTTTGGGGTATCCACCGGTATGGGAGAGATATTGCCCAAAGGATGTCTCAAGCAAAAGGAATCCATTTAATTTCTGCCGGTTTCCAGTAACGAAATTCCTTGGTAGAAAACTCGTTTGTTCTGCTCCCATGTCGCGATTGGGAGTTGGTCGCTTAGCAGTTCCATCGATTAAGGCTAAAGCtgtggagctaaccaagaaggCATATTGTTTTTTAGAAGAGCGAATCGATAGGGGTTTTGAGAAGCGAGTAGACACTGGATTGGATCGAAAACTGGGGTTGTGGCCACGGGAGAATAAGGCTGATAAGCCTTCACTAGAAAATCCATTGCTTCAACGAGAAAGAATGGGTTCTGGGTGGTTTGGTGCAATCTTTGAATGGGAAGGGGTTTTGATTGAAGATAACCCTAATCTCGAGAATCAGGCCTGGCTAACTCTTTCTGAGGAAGTAGGAAAATCCCCTCCCCTGGGTTTCATACTTAATAGAATCCAAGGGATGAAGAATGAACATGCCATTTCTGAAGTTCTCTGCTGGTCTAGAGACCCAACTCAAGTGGCAAGAATGGCTTCAAGGAAAGAACGGATTTACCAAGCTTTACGTGGTGGGAAATATGGATTCCGATTTGGGTCGAAGGAGTTTGTCAAGTTCCTGATGGATTACAAGATTCCAATGGCATTGGTCTCAACTCGTCCAAGAAAAACCCTTGAGAAAGCAGTTAGAGCCATGAGGATGGAAGGTGTTTTTAGCGTTATTGTGGCAGCAGAAGATGTGTACAGAGGGAAACCTGACCCGGAAATGTTTGTTTATGCGGGGCAGCTTCTGAATTGTATACCGGAGAGGTGTATTGTGTTTGGAAATTCGAATCTTACAGTTGAGGCGGCTCATGATGCCCGGATGAAGTGTGTGGCGGTTGCTAGCAAGAATCTGGTGTATGAACTTGGGGCTGCTGATTTGGTGGTGACTCACCTGAATGAGCTTTCTCTTGTTGATCTGAAGAATCTTGCTGCTATCGAATCAGCTGAGTTTGGGTCTGGCGAGTTGGAgctggagatggagatggaggaagaagatgagccATACCGATCTTCGTATGCAGCTGTCAATGATGATTTCTGGTAA